Proteins found in one Methylobacter sp. S3L5C genomic segment:
- a CDS encoding thioredoxin fold domain-containing protein, translated as MNTLRRLTLLPLLFTGAAVMADTTPKLSSADIAAGLLSVKIDGMQDLPITGLKMIKTGDKVVFMSSNGRFALYDGKLLDVWMQQEIKELSDIDRVANRIDLSRMKLNIDDLGPVTVGHGKEIVLVIIDPRCPYCGKVMKDLQALQDRYTFKLVMVPILGQESQNVVVQLACQQASGDKKIQDSVRQRLLTQDFAGLPTDNPAQCNKEPLQKAIVTAKLFGLPGVPYLIAPDGRIHSGAPDSLTDWLANKPAVVAAPANADKSEKKP; from the coding sequence ATGAACACTCTCAGACGCTTAACCCTGCTACCGCTACTTTTTACAGGTGCTGCCGTCATGGCAGACACTACGCCCAAACTCAGCTCTGCCGACATCGCCGCAGGTTTACTGTCGGTAAAAATCGATGGCATGCAGGATTTGCCGATTACCGGTCTCAAGATGATCAAAACCGGCGACAAGGTCGTATTTATGTCCAGCAATGGCCGCTTTGCCTTGTACGACGGCAAATTACTCGATGTCTGGATGCAGCAGGAAATCAAGGAGCTTTCCGATATTGACCGGGTCGCCAATCGTATTGATTTGTCTCGAATGAAGCTCAACATCGACGATTTGGGGCCGGTCACTGTCGGTCACGGCAAAGAGATCGTACTGGTTATCATCGATCCTCGCTGCCCTTATTGCGGCAAAGTCATGAAAGATCTGCAAGCCTTGCAAGATCGCTACACTTTTAAACTGGTGATGGTGCCGATACTGGGTCAGGAATCGCAAAATGTCGTGGTGCAATTAGCCTGTCAGCAAGCCTCAGGGGATAAAAAAATTCAGGACAGTGTCCGTCAGCGTTTATTGACACAGGATTTTGCAGGTCTGCCTACCGATAACCCCGCGCAATGCAACAAGGAACCCTTGCAAAAAGCCATTGTTACCGCCAAGCTGTTTGGCCTGCCCGGTGTGCCGTATCTGATTGCCCCGGATGGCCGTATCCACAGCGGTGCGCCCGACTCATTAACCGACTGGCTGGCAAACAAACCAGCTGTCGTAGCAGCGCCTGCCAACGCTGATAAATCGGAGAAGAAACCGTGA
- a CDS encoding TraV family lipoprotein, producing the protein MNSRLLNRIIVVLLTALLDGCATQYGCKGMPDDPTCLSTTEAYQLTDKALPEPPKLDATVQPGVTVSKLSPAQRQPVPKIDDPTPIRTPAQVMRIWIAPWEDNEGDLMVSNYVYTELEPRRWMIGKSAPTLSPSLIPLQIEQRPSEKTLEREQTDTEPRNFPPEPLKATNTH; encoded by the coding sequence GTGAACTCTCGCCTGTTAAACCGAATCATTGTTGTGTTGCTGACTGCTTTATTAGACGGTTGCGCGACGCAATACGGCTGTAAAGGCATGCCCGACGATCCCACCTGCCTGTCAACTACCGAAGCCTATCAGCTTACCGATAAAGCCTTACCCGAACCACCGAAACTGGATGCCACAGTCCAACCCGGCGTGACAGTGAGCAAGCTGTCTCCAGCACAGCGACAACCGGTTCCCAAAATCGATGACCCCACGCCGATTCGCACCCCGGCACAGGTGATGCGCATTTGGATTGCACCCTGGGAAGATAACGAAGGCGATCTGATGGTCTCCAATTATGTCTATACCGAACTGGAACCAAGGCGCTGGATGATCGGTAAAAGCGCACCGACGTTAAGTCCGTCACTGATTCCGCTACAAATCGAACAACGTCCATCGGAAAAAACCCTGGAGCGTGAACAAACGGATACCGAGCCACGTAATTTTCCGCCAGAGCCGTTAAAGGCGACGAACACGCATTGA